In the Acetobacterium sp. KB-1 genome, AGGATAGCTCACCAAAGCTTCGGCAACACCATGAATCGCTCCCCAGAAGGCCAATGATAGTGAAAGGGGATCGCCTGGTCGAATACTTCCCTGCGTTTGGCCTTTTTCTATTAGTTTTGCGGTCTCATAAACCGAGGTCGAAGCGGAAAGCGGTGCCTTCGATTCCTCTGGTATCCAATGGGAGGTCAGTGCCTGATTGGCCAGCATAAAAATTTTTGCCGCCTTGGTTGAGTCCCGGAACGCCTGAAGAATTACTGCTGTCATTTGTTCGAAAAATTCGATCGGGGAGATGGATTTCTCCATCAGCGTTTCTGTTAAATCCAATCCTTCCTCAGCGATTTTCAACAATTCTTCCAAAATAGCTTGCTTGGTGGGAAAATAATGAAAGAGAAGTCCCACACTTACCTCCGACCGTTTGGCAATATC is a window encoding:
- a CDS encoding TetR/AcrR family transcriptional regulator, which produces MGNRAEQTEKRRQAILLSSLDLFVYKGYHGTTVRDIAKRSEVSVGLLFHYFPTKQAILEELLKIAEEGLDLTETLMEKSISPIEFFEQMTAVILQAFRDSTKAAKIFMLANQALTSHWIPEESKAPLSASTSVYETAKLIEKGQTQGSIRPGDPLSLSLAFWGAIHGVAEALVSYPQIAVPEAKWIVDMVRKHPQDD